From Skermanella sp. TT6, a single genomic window includes:
- a CDS encoding TAXI family TRAP transporter solute-binding subunit — MIDRLFRMPARLLVLVAALGFLAACEKVPDEAAVRDALQSALETTFPDPMFEIADFNRVGSGPLPADAGGAERRIVYYNADLRVLRDYSFGDWEALNVSALANLLGATEHGLKGIRRDGNEAGDTVEVSGSVGFERTNGDWRPVVVAQAPVGEAPPLDNTGPPAIARGLVDQIMALFEGPPTDDARQAREIITEELDGAYRQITLRLDRLQRAFIVAGGPEGGEYDLIARTVAASISADGVRASGVATDGSVENLRLIQDGSADVALAQNDIAAMAARGGSLFEGAGPNPELRALASLFPEPVHIVVRADAEIGTVADLRGKRIDLGLPRSGSLLTARSVLEAHGLAPDDFAEVTEMGPSRAVEALVAGNIDALVSVINAPARLFQRLSAERGIRFLPLDRNAIQELAGSDGNLVPLTLPAGTYPRQTEPVPTVAVTALLVSRRDMPDVEVTTLLDTVFKDIDFLAAGSAAGALISRGRAESGLSIPLHPAAEAWLGDGSTAAGQ, encoded by the coding sequence ATGATCGACAGGCTGTTCCGCATGCCGGCGCGGCTCCTGGTGCTCGTCGCGGCGCTGGGTTTCCTGGCCGCCTGCGAGAAGGTGCCGGACGAGGCGGCGGTCCGCGACGCGCTCCAGTCCGCGCTCGAAACCACCTTCCCCGATCCGATGTTCGAGATCGCCGACTTCAACCGGGTCGGCAGCGGCCCCCTGCCGGCCGACGCCGGCGGCGCCGAGCGGAGGATCGTCTACTACAACGCGGACCTGCGGGTGCTCCGCGACTATTCCTTCGGCGACTGGGAAGCGCTGAACGTGTCGGCGCTGGCCAACCTGCTCGGCGCCACCGAGCACGGGCTGAAGGGCATCCGGCGCGACGGCAACGAGGCCGGCGACACGGTGGAGGTCAGCGGTTCCGTCGGGTTCGAGCGGACGAACGGCGACTGGCGGCCGGTCGTGGTCGCGCAGGCGCCGGTCGGCGAGGCGCCGCCCCTGGACAATACGGGACCGCCGGCCATCGCCCGCGGGCTGGTGGACCAGATCATGGCCCTGTTCGAAGGCCCGCCTACCGATGATGCCCGGCAGGCCCGGGAGATCATCACCGAGGAGCTGGACGGGGCGTACCGTCAGATCACGCTGCGGCTCGACCGGCTCCAGCGCGCCTTCATCGTCGCGGGCGGGCCGGAAGGGGGCGAATACGACCTGATAGCCCGGACCGTCGCCGCGTCGATCTCGGCCGACGGCGTGCGCGCGTCAGGGGTCGCGACCGACGGCAGCGTCGAGAACCTGCGCCTGATCCAGGACGGGTCGGCCGACGTGGCGCTGGCCCAGAACGACATCGCGGCCATGGCCGCCCGGGGAGGCTCCCTGTTCGAGGGGGCCGGGCCGAATCCCGAACTCCGGGCGCTGGCCAGCCTGTTCCCCGAACCGGTCCACATCGTGGTCCGGGCCGACGCGGAGATCGGGACGGTCGCCGATCTGCGCGGCAAGCGGATCGACCTGGGGCTTCCGCGCTCCGGGTCGCTGCTGACCGCCCGGTCCGTCCTGGAGGCGCACGGGCTCGCCCCGGACGACTTCGCGGAGGTGACCGAAATGGGGCCGAGCCGGGCGGTCGAGGCGCTGGTGGCCGGAAACATCGACGCCCTGGTAAGCGTCATCAACGCGCCGGCCCGGCTGTTCCAGCGGCTTTCGGCCGAACGCGGAATCAGGTTCCTGCCCCTTGACCGGAACGCCATCCAGGAACTGGCCGGTTCCGACGGCAACCTGGTGCCGCTGACCCTGCCGGCCGGAACCTATCCCCGGCAGACGGAGCCGGTCCCCACCGTCGCGGTGACCGCCCTGCTGGTGTCGCGCCGGGACATGCCGGACGTCGAGGTGACCACCCTGCTGGACACCGTGTTCAAGGATATCGACTTCCTGGCGGCGGGCAGCGCCGCGGGGGCGCTGATCTCCCGCGGACGGGCGGAGAGCGGCCTGTCGATCCCGCTCCATCCCGCCGCCGAGGCTTGGCTCGGCGACGGGTCCACCGCCGCCGGCCAGTAG
- a CDS encoding TetR/AcrR family transcriptional regulator, giving the protein MNQKQQGPKPGDRLLTTATRLFCRHGINATGIDRILAEAGVAKMTLYNQFGSKEGLVFAVLEREGEAWRQWFQKAVEELPGSPADKLVGIFGVLENWFKRDGFYGCAFINAVAEHNKEDPRIRALAQAHKKKVLTVIRGLADQAGVLDPESLTDAIGMLVDGAIIAAVITGTSEHARRGADATRMLLASQMLGNKAPASHAHAA; this is encoded by the coding sequence ATGAACCAAAAGCAGCAGGGGCCGAAGCCGGGAGACAGGCTGCTGACGACCGCCACCCGCCTGTTCTGCCGTCACGGAATCAACGCGACCGGAATCGACAGGATCCTGGCGGAAGCCGGCGTCGCCAAGATGACTCTGTACAACCAGTTCGGCTCGAAGGAAGGGCTCGTCTTCGCCGTCCTCGAGCGCGAGGGCGAAGCTTGGCGCCAGTGGTTCCAGAAGGCCGTCGAGGAGCTTCCCGGCTCTCCCGCGGACAAGCTGGTGGGGATCTTCGGCGTGCTGGAGAACTGGTTCAAGCGGGACGGCTTCTACGGCTGCGCCTTCATCAACGCGGTGGCGGAGCACAACAAGGAGGACCCGCGCATCCGTGCGCTGGCCCAGGCGCACAAGAAGAAGGTCCTGACGGTGATCCGCGGGCTCGCCGACCAGGCCGGCGTGCTGGACCCGGAATCCCTGACCGACGCGATCGGCATGCTGGTCGACGGCGCGATCATCGCCGCCGTCATAACCGGCACTTCCGAGCATGCGCGGCGCGGGGCCGACGCGACCCGCATGCTCCTCGCGTCGCAGATGCTGGGCAACAAGGCGCCGGCGAGCCACGCCCACGCCGCTTAG
- a CDS encoding heavy metal-binding domain-containing protein yields the protein MIITTTDQVEGRRVVEYLGVVTGEAIIGVNVFRDFFAGIRDIVGGRSGGYQNALKDAREHAMADLQDAARRLGADAVVAVDLDYEVLGKENGMLMVSINGTAVRLG from the coding sequence ATGATCATTACCACTACCGATCAAGTCGAGGGCCGTCGCGTCGTCGAATACCTGGGCGTCGTCACGGGCGAGGCGATCATCGGCGTCAACGTCTTCCGGGATTTCTTCGCGGGCATCCGCGACATCGTCGGCGGCCGGTCGGGCGGCTACCAGAACGCCCTGAAGGACGCGCGCGAGCATGCCATGGCGGACCTCCAGGATGCCGCCCGACGCCTGGGCGCCGACGCGGTGGTCGCGGTGGACCTCGACTACGAGGTGCTCGGCAAGGAGAACGGGATGCTGATGGTCAGCATCAACGGCACGGCGGTCAGGCTGGGTTGA
- a CDS encoding EAL domain-containing protein produces the protein MLELDLRVERQSAALGALARHDCFVRADLAVCLRRINRVAAETLEVARSSIWLLNEDGTSLVCADHYDASSTVDGTGQILERAEFPHYFQAILEDRVIAASDAQSDPRTCEFTENYLIPLGIASMLDAPILFGGRTVGVLCIEHIGLPRGWPRDEQVFTASLGDFVAMALAAEERTRAESALRRAEERYRGIFENAIEGLFQMCPDGRFTDVNPAMARMLGFADAAGFLAARGPVGAPLFVDPSRRAELMRLVDAQDRVVGFEAELYRRDGPVIWGGFSIRTVRGADGRILRLEGSLEDVTLRRRAEDQLAHVALHDGLTNLPNRALFMDRLAQSLARARLSKVGTTAVVLLDVDRFSLINDSLGHAAGDRLLIDLACRLSARLRPGNTLARLAGDEFAVLAEGLADRDAALELAESLRSSVAGPFVDATDQELFASASAGVCFDVGGSQGPDDMVRHAGTALHQAKAQGRARCLAFTDDMRTEPLLTLKLQSDMRRAIERDEFLLYYQPILSLPDRRLTGFEALIRWNHAQRGLIPPATFIPIAEENGLMTDLGDWVTNAACRQMRAWQDRVGAPVPLSLSINVAPTQLIHPEAFPLLDRAVAASGVDIGRIKLEVTETALAGDAELLPQRLRALRERGFRILIDDFGTGYSSLSRLHRFPIDGLKIDQSFVKPMLYDPDSAAIVRTIVALGKALELDLFAEGVEDEGTAAELGRMQCDFAQGYLFARPLPVDAADGLVEDLMEELAGKPADRPVRTLNPA, from the coding sequence GTGCTGGAACTGGATCTGAGGGTTGAGCGCCAGAGCGCGGCTCTGGGCGCGCTGGCACGGCACGACTGTTTCGTCCGAGCCGATCTGGCCGTCTGCCTGCGCCGGATCAACCGCGTCGCGGCCGAGACGCTGGAAGTCGCCCGGTCCAGCATATGGCTGCTGAACGAAGACGGCACGTCCCTGGTCTGCGCCGACCATTACGACGCGTCGAGCACCGTGGACGGTACCGGGCAGATCCTGGAGCGGGCCGAGTTTCCCCATTACTTCCAGGCGATCCTGGAAGACCGCGTGATCGCGGCATCCGACGCCCAGAGCGATCCCCGGACCTGCGAGTTCACGGAGAACTACCTGATCCCGCTCGGAATCGCCTCCATGCTGGACGCGCCGATCCTGTTCGGCGGGCGCACCGTGGGCGTGCTGTGCATCGAGCATATCGGCCTGCCGCGCGGCTGGCCGCGCGACGAGCAGGTCTTCACCGCCTCGCTCGGGGATTTCGTGGCGATGGCGCTGGCCGCCGAGGAGCGGACCCGTGCCGAGTCGGCCCTGCGCCGGGCCGAGGAACGCTACCGCGGCATCTTCGAGAATGCGATCGAGGGGCTTTTCCAGATGTGCCCGGACGGACGCTTCACCGACGTCAACCCGGCGATGGCGCGCATGCTGGGCTTCGCCGACGCCGCCGGCTTCCTGGCGGCGCGCGGCCCGGTCGGAGCGCCGCTCTTCGTCGATCCCAGCCGCCGGGCGGAGCTGATGCGGCTGGTCGATGCCCAGGACCGGGTGGTCGGCTTCGAGGCGGAGTTGTACCGCCGCGACGGCCCGGTGATCTGGGGCGGCTTCAGCATCCGGACGGTGCGCGGCGCGGACGGCCGGATCCTGCGCCTGGAGGGATCGCTGGAGGACGTGACGCTGCGCCGCCGGGCCGAGGACCAGCTTGCCCACGTGGCGCTCCATGACGGGCTGACCAACCTGCCCAACCGCGCGCTTTTCATGGACCGGCTGGCCCAGAGCCTGGCCCGCGCCCGGCTCTCGAAGGTCGGGACGACGGCGGTCGTGCTGCTCGACGTGGACCGGTTCAGCCTGATCAACGACAGCCTGGGCCACGCCGCCGGCGACCGGCTGCTGATCGACCTGGCATGCCGGCTGTCCGCGCGCCTGCGTCCGGGGAACACCCTGGCCCGGCTGGCCGGGGACGAGTTCGCCGTGCTGGCGGAGGGGCTGGCGGACCGGGACGCGGCGCTGGAGCTCGCGGAGTCCCTGAGGTCGTCCGTCGCCGGGCCGTTCGTCGACGCGACCGACCAGGAGCTGTTCGCCTCGGCGAGCGCCGGCGTCTGCTTCGACGTGGGCGGAAGCCAGGGTCCGGACGACATGGTGAGGCACGCGGGCACCGCGCTGCACCAGGCCAAGGCCCAGGGACGCGCCCGCTGCCTGGCCTTCACCGACGACATGCGGACGGAACCGCTGCTGACGCTGAAGCTCCAGAGCGACATGCGGCGCGCGATCGAGCGGGACGAGTTCCTGCTCTATTACCAGCCGATCCTGTCGCTGCCGGATCGCCGGCTGACCGGGTTCGAGGCGCTGATCCGCTGGAACCACGCCCAGCGGGGGCTGATCCCGCCGGCGACCTTCATCCCCATCGCGGAGGAAAACGGCCTGATGACCGACCTCGGCGACTGGGTGACCAACGCGGCCTGCCGGCAGATGCGGGCCTGGCAAGACCGCGTCGGCGCCCCGGTGCCGCTGTCGCTCAGCATCAACGTGGCGCCCACGCAGCTGATCCACCCCGAAGCCTTTCCGCTGCTGGACCGCGCCGTCGCGGCGAGCGGCGTCGACATCGGCAGGATCAAGCTGGAAGTCACCGAGACGGCGCTGGCCGGCGACGCCGAGTTGCTCCCGCAACGGTTGCGGGCGCTAAGGGAGCGCGGCTTCCGGATCCTGATCGACGATTTCGGGACCGGCTATTCGTCGCTCAGCCGCCTCCACCGGTTCCCGATCGACGGGCTCAAGATCGACCAGAGCTTCGTCAAGCCGATGCTCTACGATCCCGACAGCGCGGCCATCGTCCGGACCATCGTGGCGCTGGGAAAGGCGCTGGAGCTGGACCTGTTCGCCGAAGGCGTCGAGGACGAGGGAACGGCGGCGGAACTGGGCCGCATGCAGTGCGACTTCGCCCAGGGCTACCTGTTCGCCCGGCCGCTACCGGTGGATGCCGCCGACGGGCTGGTGGAGGACCTGATGGAGGAGCTGGCGGGAAAGCCCGCGGACCGTCCGGTCCGGACGCTCAACCCAGCCTGA
- a CDS encoding protein phosphatase CheZ yields the protein MTEGGHLPEGDFQQIEEFISRTPRGRLFLREHTRRAQTGVADEVRSLVADLRDLWKQQADANNMVNRVQVLRHELQDMSATISHARREIAALRPTEDGSDRFSTATNELDAIIVSTERASSDILTSAERILDMIGKLREGGDAAELHSRIEGEVMEIFTACSFQDLTGQRTTKVINVLRYIEQRIGSMISIWGVDNIRAEDVPREPADTRPDAHLLHGPSLDGIRQNEVDDLMAGLATAPPAVAAALGGNPDAPPAPARKSPPAAAAEPEEEEPPHPLNQSAIDALFG from the coding sequence ATGACTGAAGGTGGGCATCTGCCCGAGGGCGATTTCCAGCAGATCGAGGAGTTCATCTCGCGGACGCCGCGGGGGCGCCTGTTCCTGCGCGAGCACACCCGGCGCGCCCAGACCGGCGTCGCGGATGAGGTCCGGTCGCTGGTCGCGGACCTGCGCGATCTCTGGAAGCAGCAGGCCGACGCCAACAACATGGTCAACCGCGTCCAGGTCCTGCGCCACGAGCTTCAGGACATGAGCGCCACCATTTCCCATGCCCGGCGGGAGATCGCGGCCCTGCGCCCGACCGAGGACGGCAGCGACCGCTTCTCCACCGCCACCAACGAGCTGGACGCGATCATCGTCTCGACCGAGCGCGCCTCCTCGGACATCCTGACCTCGGCCGAGCGCATCCTCGACATGATCGGCAAGCTTCGGGAAGGCGGCGACGCGGCGGAGCTCCATTCCCGGATCGAGGGCGAGGTGATGGAGATCTTCACCGCCTGCTCGTTCCAGGACCTGACCGGCCAGCGGACGACCAAGGTCATCAACGTGCTGCGCTATATCGAGCAGCGCATCGGTTCCATGATCTCCATCTGGGGCGTGGACAACATCCGGGCGGAGGACGTGCCGCGCGAGCCGGCGGACACCCGGCCGGACGCGCATCTGCTCCACGGCCCCTCCCTGGACGGCATCCGCCAGAACGAGGTGGACGACCTCATGGCAGGACTGGCGACCGCTCCGCCCGCGGTGGCCGCCGCCCTGGGCGGGAACCCCGACGCTCCCCCCGCTCCGGCCCGGAAAAGCCCGCCCGCCGCGGCCGCCGAGCCCGAGGAGGAGGAGCCGCCGCATCCGTTGAACCAGTCCGCGATCGACGCCCTGTTCGGCTGA
- a CDS encoding Fur family transcriptional regulator, with translation MLSRLEQICVEKGLKMTEQRRVISRVLSVATDHPDVEQVFKRAADIDDRISIATVYRTVRLLEDAGVIERLDFGDGRARFEEARDEHHHHLIDVQSGEVVEFNCDELEAIKQRIAGELGYELLGHRLELYGVPLEGSARHGAK, from the coding sequence ATGCTGTCGCGCCTTGAGCAGATCTGCGTCGAGAAGGGACTGAAGATGACCGAGCAGCGGCGCGTCATCTCGCGCGTGCTGTCGGTCGCGACGGACCATCCCGACGTCGAGCAGGTCTTCAAGCGGGCGGCGGACATCGACGACCGGATCAGCATCGCCACGGTCTACCGCACCGTGCGGCTGCTGGAGGATGCCGGCGTCATCGAGCGGCTCGATTTCGGCGACGGCCGCGCCCGCTTCGAGGAGGCGCGCGACGAGCACCACCATCATCTGATCGACGTCCAGTCGGGCGAGGTGGTCGAGTTCAATTGCGACGAGCTGGAAGCGATCAAGCAGCGTATCGCCGGGGAACTGGGATACGAGCTTCTCGGCCACCGGCTCGAACTCTACGGCGTGCCGCTGGAAGGCTCCGCGCGGCACGGCGCGAAATGA
- a CDS encoding SAM-dependent methyltransferase has translation MTGYLAPEGYVDELMAELGDVAEVHDRLVFAPGPARPVSWVENVWYDPVRLPVASIKSAARELRGIQRNWALWPGLHNGRAKLIQDQLPHMSAKPLVFPSPAPTAPLGSWMMESATSLIAAARCSSPFRHGAVEFVENRTVPPTRAYLKLWEALTLAGSMPGPGSVAMDLGSCPGGWTWVLHELGARVISVDKAPLAPHIAALPRVDYRRQSAFALTPSEIGPVDWLCSDVICYPERLLRLVREWVDSGLCRNFICTIKFQGPTDHAATREFASIPGSRVVHLHHNKHELTWMLVSA, from the coding sequence ATGACCGGATACCTGGCGCCCGAAGGGTATGTGGACGAGCTGATGGCCGAGCTGGGGGACGTCGCCGAGGTGCATGACCGGCTGGTCTTCGCGCCCGGTCCGGCGCGGCCGGTGAGCTGGGTGGAGAATGTCTGGTACGACCCGGTGCGGCTGCCGGTCGCGTCGATCAAGTCGGCGGCGCGGGAGCTGCGGGGCATCCAGCGGAACTGGGCGCTGTGGCCCGGGCTCCACAACGGGCGGGCCAAGCTGATCCAGGACCAGCTTCCCCATATGTCGGCCAAGCCGCTGGTCTTCCCCTCCCCGGCCCCGACGGCGCCGCTGGGGTCGTGGATGATGGAAAGCGCGACGTCGCTGATCGCGGCGGCCCGCTGCTCCAGCCCGTTCCGCCACGGCGCGGTCGAGTTCGTCGAGAACAGGACCGTGCCGCCGACCCGGGCCTACCTGAAGCTGTGGGAAGCGCTGACCCTGGCCGGCAGCATGCCGGGTCCCGGGTCGGTGGCGATGGACCTGGGCTCCTGCCCCGGCGGCTGGACCTGGGTGCTGCACGAGCTGGGCGCCCGGGTCATCAGCGTGGACAAGGCGCCGCTGGCGCCGCACATCGCGGCGCTGCCGCGGGTCGATTACCGCCGGCAGAGCGCCTTCGCCCTGACCCCGTCGGAGATCGGGCCGGTGGACTGGCTGTGCTCGGACGTGATCTGCTATCCGGAGCGCCTGCTGCGGCTGGTCCGCGAGTGGGTGGACAGCGGCCTGTGCCGCAACTTCATCTGCACCATCAAGTTCCAGGGGCCGACCGACCATGCGGCGACGCGGGAGTTCGCGTCGATCCCGGGCAGCCGCGTCGTCCACCTGCACCACAACAAGCATGAGCTGACCTGGATGCTGGTCAGTGCATGA
- a CDS encoding ABC transporter ATP-binding protein: MADVTLRDVRKSFGGLEIIHGVDLDIKDNEFTVFVGPSGCGKSTLLRLIAGLEDITSGEMTIDGVRVNDLPPKERGISMVFQSYALYPHMTVYDNMAFGLKLANSGKDAIDAKVREAARILQIENLLTRKPRELSGGQRQRVAIGRAIVREPKVFLFDEPLSNLDAALRVQMRIELAKLKEDLNATMVYVTHDQVEAMTLANKIVVLRAGHVEQVGSPLELYHHPRNLFVAGFIGSPKMNFIETAATGIDRDSATVQLPGGGTLTVPARSAGLAPGAPVTLGVRPEHLVAGDPGSGGGDAVMDGKVFVVERLGGETYCHVRTADGQSIVLRTGGEDTVRPGEQIRIGIPAGACHLFDRDGIALDRLERHPMADQEMPRHAHA, encoded by the coding sequence ATGGCCGACGTCACGCTGCGCGACGTGCGCAAATCCTTCGGGGGCCTGGAGATCATCCATGGTGTCGATCTCGACATCAAGGACAACGAGTTCACCGTGTTCGTCGGCCCCTCGGGCTGCGGCAAGTCCACCCTGCTGCGCCTGATCGCGGGGCTGGAGGACATCACCAGCGGCGAGATGACCATCGACGGCGTCCGTGTCAACGACCTGCCGCCCAAGGAGCGCGGCATCTCCATGGTGTTCCAGAGCTACGCGCTCTACCCGCACATGACCGTGTACGACAACATGGCGTTCGGCCTGAAGCTGGCCAATTCCGGCAAGGACGCGATCGACGCCAAGGTGCGGGAGGCGGCCCGCATCCTCCAGATCGAGAACCTGCTGACCCGCAAGCCGCGCGAGCTGTCCGGCGGCCAGCGCCAGCGGGTCGCGATCGGGCGCGCGATCGTGCGGGAGCCCAAGGTCTTCCTGTTCGACGAGCCGCTGTCCAACCTGGACGCGGCGCTTCGGGTGCAGATGCGGATCGAGCTGGCGAAGCTGAAGGAGGATTTGAACGCCACGATGGTCTATGTCACCCACGACCAAGTCGAGGCCATGACGCTGGCCAACAAGATCGTCGTGCTCCGGGCCGGGCACGTGGAGCAGGTCGGCTCCCCGCTGGAACTGTACCACCACCCGCGCAACCTGTTCGTCGCGGGCTTCATCGGCAGCCCGAAGATGAACTTCATCGAGACCGCGGCGACCGGGATCGACCGCGACAGCGCCACGGTCCAGCTTCCGGGCGGCGGCACCCTGACGGTCCCCGCCCGATCGGCCGGCCTGGCGCCCGGCGCCCCGGTCACGCTGGGCGTCCGTCCGGAGCATCTGGTCGCGGGGGACCCCGGAAGTGGCGGGGGCGACGCCGTGATGGACGGCAAGGTCTTCGTGGTCGAGCGGCTGGGCGGCGAGACCTATTGCCATGTCAGGACGGCGGACGGCCAGTCGATCGTGCTGCGCACCGGCGGAGAGGACACCGTCCGCCCCGGCGAGCAGATCCGCATCGGCATCCCCGCCGGGGCCTGCCACCTGTTCGACCGCGACGGCATCGCCCTGGACCGGCTGGAACGCCACCCCATGGCCGACCAGGAGATGCCCCGGCACGCGCATGCGTAA
- a CDS encoding alpha-glucosidase family protein, producing the protein MTEWWRGGVIYQIYPRSFRDSDGDGIGDLRGIAEKLDHVAGLGVDGIWLCPFFKSPMKDFGYDVEDYRAVDPMFGTLEDFDHLLARAHDLGLRVIIDMVLSHTSDLHPWFLESRESRDNPRADWYVWADARPDGTPPNNWLSVFGGSAWAWEPRRNQYYLHNFLTSQPDLNLHDGLVQDAVLDACRFWLDRGVDGFRLDTANFYMHDPELRDNPPRPSGSGALEGVASVNPYGMQRHVYDKSRPENLAFLRRLRALMDRYPGTMTVAEVHDDDSTMRSAEYVGSPDLLHTAYGFTLLTERFGAGVIRGALESFERQPGRGWPAWAFGNHDVIRPVTRWGKGEGGDGFAKLLVALLCSVRGTAFLYEGEELGLPEADVPYGKIQDPYGLPFYPRYKGRDGCRTPMPWRHDHPAGGFTDGTAEPWLPVAEEHLRRAVSVQHGDPGSVLNFTRGFLRWRREHPALVTGDIRFLDAPEPVIAFVRSGGGEEVLAAFNLGGEPAAIEAPGGVEALSGHGLDGTLDGGRIRLPGHGAFLGRLSGTDNNTTGG; encoded by the coding sequence ATGACGGAATGGTGGCGCGGCGGGGTGATCTACCAGATCTATCCGCGCAGCTTCAGGGACAGCGACGGCGACGGGATCGGCGACCTGCGCGGCATCGCCGAGAAGCTGGACCATGTCGCCGGGCTGGGGGTGGACGGGATCTGGCTGTGCCCCTTCTTCAAGTCGCCGATGAAGGATTTCGGCTACGACGTGGAGGACTACCGCGCCGTCGATCCCATGTTCGGCACGCTGGAGGATTTCGACCATCTGCTGGCCCGCGCCCACGATCTGGGCCTGCGCGTCATCATCGACATGGTGCTCAGCCACACCTCCGACCTGCACCCGTGGTTCCTGGAAAGCCGGGAGTCGCGCGACAATCCGCGGGCGGACTGGTACGTCTGGGCGGACGCCAGGCCGGACGGGACCCCGCCGAACAACTGGCTGTCGGTGTTCGGCGGCTCCGCCTGGGCGTGGGAGCCCCGGCGCAACCAGTATTACCTGCATAATTTCCTGACCAGCCAGCCCGACCTGAACCTGCATGACGGCCTGGTCCAGGACGCCGTGCTGGACGCCTGCCGGTTCTGGCTGGATCGGGGCGTGGACGGCTTCCGGCTGGATACCGCCAACTTCTACATGCACGACCCGGAACTGCGCGACAACCCGCCCCGGCCGAGCGGGTCCGGCGCGCTGGAGGGCGTCGCCTCGGTCAATCCCTACGGCATGCAGCGGCACGTCTACGACAAGTCGCGGCCGGAAAACCTGGCGTTCCTGCGCCGGCTGCGCGCCCTGATGGACCGCTATCCCGGCACCATGACCGTCGCCGAGGTGCATGACGACGACAGCACCATGCGGAGCGCCGAGTATGTCGGCTCCCCCGACCTGCTGCACACCGCCTACGGCTTCACGCTGCTGACCGAGCGGTTCGGCGCCGGGGTGATCCGGGGGGCGCTGGAGTCCTTCGAGCGGCAGCCCGGCCGGGGCTGGCCGGCCTGGGCGTTCGGCAACCACGACGTGATCCGGCCGGTCACCCGCTGGGGCAAGGGAGAGGGCGGCGACGGTTTCGCCAAGCTGCTGGTCGCCCTGCTCTGCTCGGTCCGCGGCACCGCCTTCCTGTACGAGGGGGAGGAGCTGGGCCTGCCCGAGGCCGACGTGCCTTACGGGAAGATCCAGGACCCCTACGGCCTGCCGTTCTATCCCCGGTACAAGGGCCGTGACGGCTGCCGCACGCCGATGCCCTGGCGGCACGACCATCCGGCCGGAGGATTCACCGACGGCACGGCCGAGCCCTGGCTTCCGGTGGCGGAGGAGCATCTGCGCCGCGCGGTGTCGGTCCAGCACGGCGATCCCGGCAGCGTGCTGAACTTCACCCGCGGCTTTCTGCGCTGGCGGCGGGAGCACCCGGCGCTGGTGACCGGCGACATCCGCTTCCTCGACGCGCCGGAGCCGGTGATCGCCTTCGTCCGGAGCGGCGGCGGCGAGGAGGTGCTGGCGGCCTTCAACCTGGGCGGGGAACCGGCGGCGATCGAGGCGCCGGGCGGGGTGGAGGCTCTGTCCGGCCATGGGCTTGACGGCACCCTGGACGGAGGGAGGATCCGGCTGCCGGGGCACGGCGCCTTCCTGGGGCGCCTATCGGGGACCGACAATAACACGACGGGAGGGTAA
- a CDS encoding carbohydrate ABC transporter permease — MRSRKIVGRVLFYVLVAFIVVYTVFPFYWAIVSSLKAGSGLFQVEFWPSNPAWDNYVGVFQGQPFGRNILNSVIVAVSVVVLSLFIAVTASYSLGRVQFRGRTTLLLVVLSVSMFPQVAVLSGMFELIRWLGLYNNLLGLILSYMIFTLPFTVWVLTTFMRELPKELEEAAIVDGASSWVVITRVFLPLMGPALATTGLLAFIAAWNEFLFALSFTLSNEMRTVPVAIALITGTSQFELPWGNIMAASVIVTVPLLVLVMIFQRKIVSGLTAGAVKG, encoded by the coding sequence ATGCGCAGCCGCAAGATCGTCGGCCGGGTGCTGTTCTACGTCCTGGTCGCCTTCATCGTCGTCTACACGGTGTTCCCGTTCTACTGGGCGATCGTCTCGTCGCTGAAGGCGGGCTCCGGGCTGTTCCAGGTGGAGTTCTGGCCGTCCAACCCCGCCTGGGACAATTATGTCGGCGTGTTCCAGGGGCAGCCGTTCGGCCGCAACATCCTGAACTCGGTCATCGTGGCGGTGTCGGTGGTCGTGCTGTCGCTGTTCATCGCCGTCACCGCCTCCTACTCGCTCGGCCGGGTCCAGTTCCGCGGGCGCACCACCCTGCTGCTGGTCGTGCTCAGCGTCTCCATGTTCCCGCAGGTCGCCGTGCTGTCCGGCATGTTCGAGCTGATCCGGTGGCTCGGCCTCTACAACAACCTGCTGGGGCTGATCCTGTCCTACATGATCTTCACCCTGCCCTTCACGGTCTGGGTGCTGACCACCTTCATGCGGGAGCTGCCCAAGGAGCTGGAGGAGGCCGCGATCGTGGACGGGGCGAGCTCCTGGGTGGTGATCACCCGGGTCTTCCTGCCGCTGATGGGGCCGGCGCTCGCCACCACCGGCCTGCTCGCCTTCATCGCGGCCTGGAACGAGTTCCTGTTCGCCCTGTCCTTCACCCTGTCCAACGAGATGCGCACCGTCCCGGTCGCCATCGCGCTGATCACCGGCACCAGCCAGTTCGAGCTGCCCTGGGGCAACATCATGGCGGCGTCGGTGATCGTCACGGTGCCGTTGCTTGTGCTTGTCATGATCTTCCAGCGAAAGATCGTCTCCGGCCTGACCGCCGGCGCGGTGAAGGGCTGA